The window TAAACCGATTGTGAATTTAAAAAAATCAAAAGAGTAGAATTAGATTAAGGAACTGTGCATTTTTGATTTTAGAATTCATTGCATTTTTCTGACAAAGTTTCAAGAGTCTAGTTTTTAAAGACCGACATTTCATGAGTCATCAGATTGAATGGAGGAATTGGTAATGTCAATTTACGATTATAAAGCAACTTTAGAAAATGGTGAAAGTTACAAATTGGACAAATACAAAGGTAAAGTCATGGTGATTGTCAACACAGCCACTAAATGTGGATTTGCCCCGCAATTTGAAGAGCTTGAAAAAATTTACAAGCAATTCAAAGATTCTGGATTAATTGTACTTGGTTTTCCTTCGAATCAATTTAAACAAGAACTTGATTCAAGTCAGGCAGCCGCTGAAGCTTGCCGAACAACGTACGGTGTAACTTTTCCAATGCATGAAATCAATGATGTTAACGGAAAAGATGAACTGCCCCTATTCGGATACCTAAAAGAAAATGCTCCTGGAGCAATTGGAAAATCTATCAAATGGAATTTTACAAAATTCTTGGTCAAGCAGGACGGCGAAGTTATCAAGCGTTATGCCCCAAAGACCGATCCGGAAAAAATGATTCCGGATATCGAAGAATTATTACAGCTGCAAAAATAAAAAATGCCTCCGATCAAATTTACGGAGGCATTTTTTTGAATTATTTAATTCGTTAGTCTATCTTCTTTGCATGAACTTTTTGATAATGTTGATAGTACAATAAGCTGCCAAGCAGAATCAGAGCAGTTAAAATCATCCCAAAAGCAAAATTATAAGCAAAATGCATACCAGAAACGAACCATTCCGGATGTTTATCGGGATAAGTCGTAATTCGATATCCAGAACGTGAACTAATACCAAAATATAGAAGAGAAGTTGCCAAAGCAAGACCAAGTGACATGCCCATGTTTCTGCTTAAAGATGCGATAGAACCAGCAATTCCTTGAAATTCTGGTGCTGCATTGCCCATGATCATTGGATTGTTTTGAAATGCGCCATTAGCAATACCAAAAGTTGCCAAAGCGATAATCAACCAAATCAAGGGCCAAGATGGTCGAACAGTAATAAAAATTACTTCAGGAACGATGAATATAAATAAAGCATAAAAAGAAACTCGCTCGGCACCAATATGGTCAGAAATATATCCACCAATTGGAGCGCTGACTATATTTAGTATTGGAACAAACATAAGAATTAATCCAGCAATTGCAGAAGAAAGCAACAATGTATCTTCTAAATAAAATGGAATAATCATATTATTAAAATAACCAACGGCAAAAACAAGCATCGTTGAAACAATTCCAAAACTAAAACTCAAATTATGAAAAATATGTAAATTAATTAGTGGACTTTTTGTATGATTTTCAACTAAAACGAACAGAAGCAATAGAATCATTGTCAGAAATAATAACACAATGATTTTTAGGCTTCCAAAGCCGATTACCTGGCCCCAAAAAATCATGATAAAAAAGCTCGAAATAGTTCCTGCATAAGTGATAAATCCAAAAATATCTATTTTAACTTTATTGTGAGTTACTTTATTGTGTGGGAAAAAGTGGTGACCAAGAAAATAAGCAATTATACCAATCGGAACATTAACAAAAAAAATATAATGCCAATTCAGATAGGCCAAAATTAAACCACCTAAGCCAGGACCAGCAAGATTGCCAACCTGAACAAAAGAACTGTTGACGCCCAATGCCAAACCATGTTTGCTTGATGGGAAAATTTGAGTAATAATACCGAAATTAGTTGACATTGTCATTGAGGCACCCAAAGCCTGAACAATCCTTGCAATAATCAAAATCGGTAAATTAACACTTAATCCGCAAATCAGAGAACCGGTTACAAAAACAAGCGTTCCAACCTGAAAAATAGGTATTCGACCAATTTGATCAGACAGTTTGCCAAAAAAAATCAGCAGGACACAAATTAAAACTAAATAAACAGAAACCACCCATTCAGCTTGGTTATTCGGTACATTCAAATCACGAGACATTTTGGGAACAGCAATATTAACAATGCTGGCATCGAGCGTCGACATAAAAGACACGATAGAAGTTGATATAAGTAAAATCCATTGACTTTGTTGTTTCATTCCGATTGGCCTTTCTCACTAAATATGATGATTAAATCACCTTAAGCTAAGATTAATTAATTTAAAAAATTCCTGCTTCGACAGCAAATGTAGGCTTTCAATTAAGCACTATATAATAGTAAGGATAGTCCTTTTGTAAAGCAGAGTCTTTATTAAAATCGCTCGTGTAATTTTTTATATTTAAATTGAATAAAAAACAATTAAAAATTCAAATATTTAAGCAAGCTCTTATACATATTAGCTATATAAATAAATCATAAGCAAAGTGTTAATTATCGTTGTTAATATTAGGCTATTCATTGCCAATTCAATAACGATATTCCTATTTCGAAAGAAAAAGTACTCAGTAATTCGCTGGATAACCAGTTGGCAAAGAAAATGTTTTTAATTGTAAATAAAAAATTAAAATAATCAAAAAAACATTTCCAAAAAAAGAAAATGTTTTTAAAAATATCCATAAAAAATCACGTTAATACCCGATCAAGCACTTCAAATTTTTAAGCAGAACCCTTTTTACTAGGTTTCTTAATAAATACGAAAATCACTAATGAGATAATCACCATAATTAAAAGCACCCAGTAAGTTAGATTAAAGTTCTGAGTTAGAACCGAACCATTCGAAAGCGTAACATTCTTAGGATCCAATGGGTTTCCTGAAGCCATTAAGAAACCGACGATAATAGCACCAAGCCCAAATCCTTGATAAATCATCGAATAATTACGTGATGTATTCTTCAAACCAAAATAATCGGATACGTAAGTTGGAAATACGGTAATGTTGCCACCAAAGCAGAAGGCCATTGCAATAACAACGGTGTACATCATGCCGATACTCATGGAACCTGGCTTTGTTGATAGCAGGACAATTAAAGCCAGCAATTGAACGATATAAGTAATGAAGAAAACTGCTTTTCGGCCAGTAACATCGGATAACCATCCCATAATAAAGCGGCCCAAAGTATTAGCAATGGCAACAATAGCAACGAAAGCTGCAGCTGCACTAGAGCCTCCCCAAACAGCAACTTCCTTAGGAGTCTGCGTACTTGCAGCTGCCATGTTAGTGACCGCGGAGCCTAATAATCCCATAAACATAACAGCCGTTACTAAGCAGAAAAGGATTAAATAAGCTTGAGATGTATGCAACATTTCCGAAGTTGTAAAACTTGTTTTATCTACTGCGGGCAAGTTATCGGAATCACTATTTACATTTGATGCAGAAACTAAATCATCTGGAGCATTTTTAAG of the Oenococcus sp. UCMA 16435 genome contains:
- a CDS encoding MFS transporter; translated protein: MKQQSQWILLISTSIVSFMSTLDASIVNIAVPKMSRDLNVPNNQAEWVVSVYLVLICVLLIFFGKLSDQIGRIPIFQVGTLVFVTGSLICGLSVNLPILIIARIVQALGASMTMSTNFGIITQIFPSSKHGLALGVNSSFVQVGNLAGPGLGGLILAYLNWHYIFFVNVPIGIIAYFLGHHFFPHNKVTHNKVKIDIFGFITYAGTISSFFIMIFWGQVIGFGSLKIIVLLFLTMILLLLFVLVENHTKSPLINLHIFHNLSFSFGIVSTMLVFAVGYFNNMIIPFYLEDTLLLSSAIAGLILMFVPILNIVSAPIGGYISDHIGAERVSFYALFIFIVPEVIFITVRPSWPLIWLIIALATFGIANGAFQNNPMIMGNAAPEFQGIAGSIASLSRNMGMSLGLALATSLLYFGISSRSGYRITTYPDKHPEWFVSGMHFAYNFAFGMILTALILLGSLLYYQHYQKVHAKKID
- a CDS encoding glutathione peroxidase translates to MSIYDYKATLENGESYKLDKYKGKVMVIVNTATKCGFAPQFEELEKIYKQFKDSGLIVLGFPSNQFKQELDSSQAAAEACRTTYGVTFPMHEINDVNGKDELPLFGYLKENAPGAIGKSIKWNFTKFLVKQDGEVIKRYAPKTDPEKMIPDIEELLQLQK
- a CDS encoding OFA family MFS transporter, encoding MEKSSYKLTSPWFIILGTILIQISAGSFYAWSIFNNGFMLKSGGVVQVVNGVKKIVGGLPAGSVSFTFTVGMLFLSLATLAGIPLAKKYGIKKISIFASIIYGFSILGLMLVGKGSSIWLLWLFGGVILGAMNGVLYLTTLTNAIKWFPKRKGLISGVCVASYGLGSFIFKYIDMAIAGGSGAITEQNLDKVLFWWGILALVLSVIGSLFLKNAPDDLVSASNVNSDSDNLPAVDKTSFTTSEMLHTSQAYLILFCLVTAVMFMGLLGSAVTNMAAASTQTPKEVAVWGGSSAAAAFVAIVAIANTLGRFIMGWLSDVTGRKAVFFITYIVQLLALIVLLSTKPGSMSIGMMYTVVIAMAFCFGGNITVFPTYVSDYFGLKNTSRNYSMIYQGFGLGAIIVGFLMASGNPLDPKNVTLSNGSVLTQNFNLTYWVLLIMVIISLVIFVFIKKPSKKGSA